The Edaphobacter flagellatus sequence CATAGTCGGCGAGGGCCTTCATGTCGGGAAACTTCTCGTTGGTGGTGATGTTGCCGTTGGCGTCGCGCTTGCCTTCCCAGGTGTCGTCGATGTTGACGTAGACATAGCCGGCGTCGCGCATGCCGCTGGAGACGATGAGGTCTGCCGCTTTGCGAATGTCGGCGTCGGTGACCTTGCCCGCGAACCAGTTCCAGCTGTTCCATCCCATGGGAGGCGTAGCGGCCAGTTGCTCTACCCCTGCGCGCGAGTGCGCCCCTGGTTGCTGTGCGGCGAGTGGAAGCGAGGCGAAGAGAAGGCTGGCAGTAAGGGCAAGATACCGGCGCATAGTAGCGGTGAACCTCTATGGAGTTTTATGGAACGAATCCATGAGACGTGCTGTGCGGCGGCTTGTCAATGCAGACGGCATGAGACGATGTCGGTATGGGCGGAGCGTATCCGGTACGTGCGTTGCTGGAAGGTGGGGCGCTGGGCTTTGCGATTGCACTGGCGGTCGCGCTGATGGTTGCGGGGACACTGATCCGCCGAGAGAGCCGGAGACGGTTTCTGCTGTGGTGCGCAGGAATTTACATCACGGGCTGGATGCTGTTTGTTCTCTACAACACGGTTTTACTGACGCGCTATTTTCTGAAGGTGATGCATTAGTCTGCGTGCACGCTTTGAGGCGAGAGCGCACGCAGCATCAGGCCGTCTGGGGGTTGCCGGGCGGCATCTGCCGGGGCTTGCCGGTCTTCATACGGAGGAAGGGCTTCTCGTAGAAGCGGTAGGAGAGGTCGGCCAGGAGAATGGCGACGGTGAGGAAGATTGCCATCCGCACGATCTTGGATTCGAAGGGCAGATGATGCTCACAGAAGTCGAGCAGGCAGGGATGCCACATGTAGAGTCCAAAGGCCAGCTTTCTTCCGCCTGAGGCGATGACTCCGGAGCTGAGGACGCGCGCGACGAGGGTGACGGGGTGCATGGCCGCCGTGATAAAGGCGGCGCAGGTGAGCCCGACGAGCTGGTATCCGGCAAGCGAACCGAGAGGCGAGGTGAAGTCCAGCCCGCGCCACATCCAGATGCCGCAGAGGATGGAGAGCGGCACGAACGCCTTGAGAAGAAACGGGCTGAGCCAGGTGCGATCGCTGCGCTCCAGTGCAAGCAGGCCGCCGAGGCACATACAGGCGGAGACGGCGGGCAGCGAGCGGATGAGCAGGTCCGTAGGAAGACCTAGAACGACCATCAGAACGCGCGAGAGGATGGAGCCAGCGATGCCGGCACAGCAGAGCATACGCATCTGCCGGATGGTCTTGCATCTCCACAACAGCAGAGGCCAGAGCAGATAGAACTGGTCCTGCACGGCGATGGTCCACAGGTGATACATCTCCAGCTTGCTTCCGGTTTGTTCCGCCGCCT is a genomic window containing:
- a CDS encoding acyltransferase family protein; its protein translation is MPSLLAPQRARPNHLPALDGVRLLAVGLVILHHITSGSQNSFFLHLIGVQRGNGLGPPLFFVLSGALLTTVINDLRDTENRYRTFMLRRVLRIFPLYFGYLLVAFVITFAVTGTPPRNLWAYALFSQNIFLQAAEQTGSKLEMYHLWTIAVQDQFYLLWPLLLWRCKTIRQMRMLCCAGIAGSILSRVLMVVLGLPTDLLIRSLPAVSACMCLGGLLALERSDRTWLSPFLLKAFVPLSILCGIWMWRGLDFTSPLGSLAGYQLVGLTCAAFITAAMHPVTLVARVLSSGVIASGGRKLAFGLYMWHPCLLDFCEHHLPFESKIVRMAIFLTVAILLADLSYRFYEKPFLRMKTGKPRQMPPGNPQTA